CGGACCACGGGCTCGACGCCGCGCTGCGCAAGCTCGTTGACCTGCAGTACCACCGCAACGATCTGAACCTGGTCCGTGGCAGCTTCCGGGTCCGGGGCGACACCTTGGAGGTGTTCCCCACCGACGACGAGCTCGCCGTCCGCTTCGAGTTCTTCGGTGACGAGGTCGACCGCATCACCCGGCTGAACACCTTGACGGGGGAGGTGACCGGGGAGCTGCAGGAGTTCGCGGTCTTCCCGGCGTCGCACTACGTGGCGTCAGCGGCGCACGTGGAGCGCGCCATCGCCACGATCGAGGCCGAGCTCGACGAGCGACTGGCCGAGCTGCAGCACCACAACAAGCTGCTGGAGGCGCAGCGCCTGCGGATGCGGACCAACTACGACCTCGAGATGATCCGCGAGGTCGGCTTCTGCTCGGGGATCGAGAACTACTCGCGGCACTTCGACGGTCGCGCGCCGGGGACGCCGCCCTACACGCTCCTGGACTACTTCCCCGAGGACTTCGTCCTGATGACCGACGAGTCGCACGTCACGATCCCGCAGATCGGCGGGATGTACGAGGGCGACCGTTCCCGGAAGGAGATGCTGGTCGAGCACGGCTTCCGGCTGCCGTCCGCGCTGGACAACCGGCCGCTGCGCTTCGACGAGTTCCTCGACCGGATCGGTCAGCGGCTGTTCATCTCGGCCACGCCCGGCTCGTACGAACGTCGCGAGTGCACCACCTTCGTCGAGCAGGTGATCCGCCCCACCGGGCTGGTCGACCCTGAGGTCGTCGTCCGCGACACCCGGGGGCAGATCGACGACCTGATGCACGAGATCTCGGCGCGTGTCGAGCAGGACGAGCGCGTCCTGGTCACCACGCTGACCAAGAAGATGGCCGAGGACCTGACCGACTATCTGCTCGACAACGGGACCCGCGTCCGGTACCTGCACTCCGACATCGACACGGTGCAGCGCATCGAGATCCTCCGCGACCTGCGCATGGGCGAGTTCGACGTGCTCGTCGGGATCAACCTGCTGCGCGAAGGCCTCGATCTCCCGGAGGTGTCGCTGGTGGCGATCCTCGACGCCGACAAGGAGGGCTTCCTGCGCTCGGGGACGTCGTTGATCCAGACCATCGGGAGGGCCGCCCGCAACGTCCACGGCCAGGTCATCATGTACGCCGACGCCGTCACCGACGCGATGCGTGCCGCGATCGAGGAGACCAAC
The sequence above is a segment of the Actinomycetota bacterium genome. Coding sequences within it:
- the uvrB gene encoding excinuclease ABC subunit UvrB, yielding MPDFQVVSDLTPSGDQPAAIEAIAEALLAGEKAVTLLGATGTGKTFAAANVIERVQRPTLVIAPNKTLAAQLANEFREVFPHNAVEYFVSYYDYYQPEAYIPQTDTYIEKDSSINDEIERLRHRTTMSLLSRRDVVVVASVSCIYGLGSPAEYRDHVLWLRRGTDHGLDAALRKLVDLQYHRNDLNLVRGSFRVRGDTLEVFPTDDELAVRFEFFGDEVDRITRLNTLTGEVTGELQEFAVFPASHYVASAAHVERAIATIEAELDERLAELQHHNKLLEAQRLRMRTNYDLEMIREVGFCSGIENYSRHFDGRAPGTPPYTLLDYFPEDFVLMTDESHVTIPQIGGMYEGDRSRKEMLVEHGFRLPSALDNRPLRFDEFLDRIGQRLFISATPGSYERRECTTFVEQVIRPTGLVDPEVVVRDTRGQIDDLMHEISARVEQDERVLVTTLTKKMAEDLTDYLLDNGTRVRYLHSDIDTVQRIEILRDLRMGEFDVLVGINLLREGLDLPEVSLVAILDADKEGFLRSGTSLIQTIGRAARNVHGQVIMYADAVTDAMRAAIEETNRRRDKQLAYNRQHGIDPQTIRKRVGDIIQAARAAEAGRAYTAVERPRRGGLTEPDATELPRDELRALIQRLTDEMHEAAGELRFEYAARLRDELAELKRELKAMDVANV